The stretch of DNA AGCAAGGGAAACAAATAGCAACACATGTTAATGATAAACGAATCATGATATAAATGCATTTACCAACCCCCACTTGTTTAAAGAAGCTTATCCATAATCCTCTGCCTACCAATCAGATGTGGCATTTGCTTTGGCACACACACTAGCACCTCTGCCAGCCCTCCTTTACTCTCTATCAGTCCGGCGCCACTAGCCCTCACCTTTTACCCTTATCGAGAGTGGGAATACGCCCCATTCATATATGAGCCTGGCAAATAAATGAATAAGTGGAAGCCAGTTTGCCCTCTTACTTTAGTAGGCAAAGCATTTTGCCCAATGGCAACACAGGGTAGACCTGAGGTTACTGATTTggccctagccccaacccttatTAACTGAGCTTCGTGGAGCTCATAAAAACATGGCGGTCTCAGTTACAACAATTCCAATTGGCCTAAACTCCAATGGCATCAGAAAATCATGCCCACATTAGGGATAAAAGTTCTTCTTACATTACCAGGTCTCACACTGTACAATGATGCACAATGAGCACCGTCGGGGTTCAAAACAGTCATTATTAAAACATGGAACAAGCCAAATAGACTTCTCTACCCTGTGCCAGTCCCTAAAGGTACAAATGATTCCTTACCTGATAATAAAGAGGCGCAGCCCTAGGATCCACCTGTTGGTAAGGCTGCCCGTACGGCTGTGGATACGCACCATAAGACCTGTAGTAGTAATAGGGATCAGCTTGCTGTGGGGTATGGGAGGCGGGAGGCCTGGGCTGCTCTTGATAGGTTGCTGTGTGGTTGAGGTTCACTGGGGCTGATGATGAAGGAACAGGCTGAGCTGGATAGGGGGGCTGTTCAGTTGGTCCGTATTTGGGTGCAGGTTCTGGTGCGCTGTTATACGGAGCGCCGATAGGGTTCTGAGAAGCTGGAACTTGGCTTTCAGCTTGGAGAGGGTAAGATACGGGTTTACCCCCTGGAGGTGCTTGTGCAGGAGGGACCAAGGGTAACGGATGAGAGGCAGGGACCATGTATTCCTGCGGGGCCACCCCACCGTGATGTGGAATATCCTTAGCAGGCTGCTGCGGGGGGCCATCCTTAGTGACCTGCTGGTAGAAACCCTGCTTGTTAATGTCTAAGCCGGCCTGACCATTCTGCGCTCCGACAGGCTGCCCAGGAACGAGCGGCCCTCCGGCAACCGGCTGACTGTTACTCAAAGCAACGTTATTGGCGACGGAACTGAGCGGCGCCCGAGGGACTGTAAAATCTAGAGCGCCGCTCTTCTCCGCTGGGTAACTTGGCCGGCAGTTGGGATTGGCAGGGAAACGCGGCCCCATTGGAGCGGTGGTTGGAATCGCGGTTTTATTAGCAAAGTCGACGGTGGCGTTTTCGCCCATCGGCACCTTTTGGCTTTCCGCTGCTAAATTGAGGGGCGCTTGATTGGCTGACGATTGCCGCTGCAAAACAGAGTGCTGATTGGGGAGAGATTCAGAGAATTTATCATTAGGAGCCGCAGATTTATAATTAGACTGATTAGGAACCTCGGGTCGGCCTTGAGTCAGGGAAAACGGAGCATTCTCATTGGAGCTAAAATTCCCCACCGCCGGAGGCAAACTCTGGGGACCCTGCTTTTCGGCTGTTCCCGGTTCCTTAAGCGAATTAACGTTTTTCACCTGATTCGGTAAAGACAATGAAAAATTAATGGGTTGTGCCAAATTATAGGTCTTATTGGGTTGGGCAATAAGCACGGGCTGGTTCTGCAGTGCCTCGGTGGGTGGCGACGACAGCAAACTGGCGTAACCGGAACTTGCCTGTGAGGACAGCTGCTCCTCGTCTCCGATCTTCGGAGGGTTCTCCAGGTTTTCCGAAGAGATCTGTTCTTCCGGAGAAGCCTGAAATTTCCCCGGGTCGGTTCCGCCGGCACGGGAATCGTACGACCCGTCTTCGGGGGGCTGAATTATTTCCGTTTGGGGTTTAGGGGGCACGTAGAGCGAAGGAGCCGCAGGAGCCAACAGAACATTCCCTCCGAAATTCGGAAGCTCTCCTTGAGCCCACAGGGTGGTGGCTGGGCTCTCGCATTTCTTGCTAGACCCCTGCGCCCTGGATGACGGACGCCTGTCGAGCAGTAGAGATACGTTATCCAATGGGGGCTCCCCGACAGAATGGAACAGGCTCCCGTTACTGGTAACGGTTCCGTGAGAGTTCCGTTTGCCTAAGAATATGGTTTCCAGATTATCCGGAGGTTGCTCCAAGTTCCCCGGGGAAGCCACCGGGATAGAGGCGTTTTGTAGAACCTTATGCCCCTCTCCACCCATTTTCGATTGGTCTGCGTCCGATGGTTTCAAACCAATGCTGTGCGATCTTACTGGTTCGAAAGAACTGTTTGCACTTGTCATGAAGATCCCTGTGGGTTTAGGAGGACTCGGAGTTGGCGGCTGGGATAAACTGCTGTGGAACTTGTGCTGACCCATATTCTGCCCTACAGCGTCACCTGTCATGGGGGACGAATCAATTTGCTTAAAGAAACTGTGGGAGGAGTCACCCTCAAGCCTGCCGCTCTCCTTCTGGATAAAAGTCCCAGCATGCTCTTGTGACCGGGTTGGCACAGGCAGGCTTTTGAGACTCAGGTTGCTATAGTTTGAAGAGACGCTATCGGGTCGGACAGGACAACCAACCGTGTCAGGTGTCTCTAGGTTGGGACCCACTTCAGGATGGCCGCTAACGTTCTTTGGTAGAGGGGGCCCAGGCACTGGTCCGTATCGGTACGCATCGGAAGTTACATTAGGAGGATAAGGGTTAAAATGATTGGGCTCGTTGGGGAGAACTTCCTGGTTCTGAACACACTCGATGTTTTCAACGTTGTCGTAGGGCATCTCCCTGGGTTTAGCCGTATTATCGCGAAGAGGAAGGGTGTCCTGCCTCCAAGCTGAATGCGGATGGGTGGCATTGCCGGCAGATGAGGGGACGTGGGGAACGCCAGACGCTAAAGTGATCGGTGTCATTGCCGGAATGCCACTGCTGACTGTCGGCTGCGGCAGTAGAGAAGACACACCTTGATATCCGGCGTTCTGGTAATGAGAAGAACCAAGGTCCGCTTTAATAGATGCGTTCTGCTGGTCGGAAGAAACGATTTCcacattttcttcttcttcccctttaaaaaacattGATATAGTACCAGAGTCTGCATTGGTTGAGACTCGACCAGACGCACTAGGCACCTCCTGGTGGGGCTCGGGCTGCTGCGGAGGCGGGTATTGTACCGGGTTAGAACTTGGCAGAGGTGGGTGCCGCTGATCCTTGTATGGTTGGTTGAACCAGTTCTGCTCAGGATTCTGCCCATGCATATAGTCTGTCGGGTTTAAACTGGGGGGTTGTGAACTGCTGTGCTGAAAGGTAGGATTGGAGACGCTGGTAGGTGGGTAGTACCCTGGCGCTGCCCTCTGTTGTGCTGGCTGTGCCCCAGTTTCGCTTGCCTGAGGTGCCAGATTAGAGACTTCTAAATAAGGGGGGGAGTAATAAGGAGAATTATGGGATTGTTGCTGAACTGGAAGGGGGAAGTTCTGATTGGAGACAGGAGGTGCATTTGGTAAGGACCCCCAGGGAGCGCTAGTTGGCTGAGACGGTGCAGGGGCAAAGTAGGGGGCAGTAGATAAGCCTTGGGCTGACTGGGCCCTGCTTTGCACCGGCACAAAGGCGTTTTCAAGTCCACTCGCCGTATTCTGATAAGTCTGCATGTTACCAAGTCCGGGCTGGGCAATAGGCGCGGCTGCTGGGTAGTTGGTAAAAGGGGCGCTTGCTGCCGACGGGGCAGATACACTGGTATACATCTCACCCCTAGCAACGGGCTGTGGTACGGCTCCTACTAGTGATGGGGGAGACACATGCCCTTGGTCTCCGGCCCCTGATCCGTGTACAGGAACGGGCTGAGGGTACATCGACGGGGACGGACTCGGTGCCATCAGTGGGTTTCCTGTCGGGGCACTGCCCTGCGCCATACTTTGTGGGGTCATCCGGCCAAAGGCAAAAGGGTCGGTCACTGGCTGCACCGATGTAGAAGCGGATGATACAGGATTGGGTCCCCTTTTGCGCCAGTAGGCATTATTGCCCATTCCCATGCGAGGGGGCCCGCCCATGCCTGGAGGCCCAGCTTGGGGAGGGGGCTGCATCTCCGTCCTTAACTGGCGACTCTCTGTCTCCGGAAACAAAACTCCAGGATCAATGAaactgcagagagagagagagaaagagactcTGTCAGAATCCATTGTGATCTACAGAGCAGGTAATAACAACCCCCACGTTGTACATAAAGGATAAATATATAAAGGCATCTAGTGGCTGGGGTCCCAGAGACGTCTCCCCGGCTTCATCTGGCTCCCACGGTAAAGACATGGTAGTACTAGTGCCTACACTATAACCCCCGGGTGTCACCTCGGATCTGAAAGACGGGCAAATAATATGGTTTCCCCCTGCCAAATGGATTTCAGGTGAATGAATGAGCGGCTGGAAACATGATAAAAGGAACAATATGAGCTACAGGAGTGGGTATTTCCCATAGTGCAACCAGGATGTGACCAGGAATTGGTACTTAGCAAAGCAATCTGCCCAGCCACACAGGTAACTGCAACTAGGCTCGggaaaggttacagatatataggggtacaaaatccccccctaaatggccttcaggctgggcccccttagcccataacaaggttacagatatatagaaacattggggtaacagtcaccccgctatagttccaggggtacccagggcacaaataagcactcaccccaaatccccccctaattggccttcaggctggacccccttagcccataacaaggttacagatatatagaaacattggggtaacagtcaccccgctatagttccaggggtacccagggcacaaataagcactcaccccaaatccccccctaactggccttcaggctggaaccccttagcccataacaaggttacagatatatagaaacattggggtaacagtcaccccgctatagttccaggggtacccagggcacaaataagcactcaccccaaatccccccctaactggccttcaggctggacccccttagcccataacaaggttacagatatatagaaacattggggtaacagtcaccctgctatagttccaggggtacccagggcacaaataagcactcaccccaaatcccccccaactggcctttaggctgggcccccttagcccataacaaggttacagatatatagaaacattggggtaacagtcaccccgctatagttccaggggtacccagggcaca from Xenopus tropicalis strain Nigerian chromosome 8, UCB_Xtro_10.0, whole genome shotgun sequence encodes:
- the sec16a gene encoding protein transport protein Sec16A isoform X3 translates to MQPPPQAGPPGMGGPPRMGMGNNAYWRKRGPNPVSSASTSVQPVTDPFAFGRMTPQSMAQGSAPTGNPLMAPSPSPSMYPQPVPVHGSGAGDQGHVSPPSLVGAVPQPVARGEMYTSVSAPSAASAPFTNYPAAAPIAQPGLGNMQTYQNTASGLENAFVPVQSRAQSAQGLSTAPYFAPAPSQPTSAPWGSLPNAPPVSNQNFPLPVQQQSHNSPYYSPPYLEVSNLAPQASETGAQPAQQRAAPGYYPPTSVSNPTFQHSSSQPPSLNPTDYMHGQNPEQNWFNQPYKDQRHPPLPSSNPVQYPPPQQPEPHQEVPSASGRVSTNADSGTISMFFKGEEEENVEIVSSDQQNASIKADLGSSHYQNAGYQGVSSLLPQPTVSSGIPAMTPITLASGVPHVPSSAGNATHPHSAWRQDTLPLRDNTAKPREMPYDNVENIECVQNQEVLPNEPNHFNPYPPNVTSDAYRYGPVPGPPLPKNVSGHPEVGPNLETPDTVGCPVRPDSVSSNYSNLSLKSLPVPTRSQEHAGTFIQKESGRLEGDSSHSFFKQIDSSPMTGDAVGQNMGQHKFHSSLSQPPTPSPPKPTGIFMTSANSSFEPVRSHSIGLKPSDADQSKMGGEGHKVLQNASIPVASPGNLEQPPDNLETIFLGKRNSHGTVTSNGSLFHSVGEPPLDNVSLLLDRRPSSRAQGSSKKCESPATTLWAQGELPNFGGNVLLAPAAPSLYVPPKPQTEIIQPPEDGSYDSRAGGTDPGKFQASPEEQISSENLENPPKIGDEEQLSSQASSGYASLLSSPPTEALQNQPVLIAQPNKTYNLAQPINFSLSLPNQVKNVNSLKEPGTAEKQGPQSLPPAVGNFSSNENAPFSLTQGRPEVPNQSNYKSAAPNDKFSESLPNQHSVLQRQSSANQAPLNLAAESQKVPMGENATVDFANKTAIPTTAPMGPRFPANPNCRPSYPAEKSGALDFTVPRAPLSSVANNVALSNSQPVAGGPLVPGQPVGAQNGQAGLDINKQGFYQQVTKDGPPQQPAKDIPHHGGVAPQEYMVPASHPLPLVPPAQAPPGGKPVSYPLQAESQVPASQNPIGAPYNSAPEPAPKYGPTEQPPYPAQPVPSSSAPVNLNHTATYQEQPRPPASHTPQQADPYYYYRSYGAYPQPYGQPYQQVDPRAAPLYYQDPYGAYDPAYRQYSGTAYANPGKYPYQEPERPSSRSSHCSDRPSSRQGYSSKSDWSGYYPGYYQSQYDYADPARWDRYPAAYDPGYRDPRSNYWNYMYNSRDDAYQRNVPAAYTSRYDVYEDRWQYDPRYVGGFDDEPQRDLAKDDFDRRSIHSEHSAHSMHSGRSNHSRRSSFSSHSQHSQIYKSQPDLTASAYEPQIQNPPLNEYSYGMYPNDYSAQQGLDNYSYGYPKATEWQPVEQVPSRPLTPEKFGSPHVCARFGPGGQLIKVLPNLPSDGQPALVEIHNMEVVMQNSAEQEQLRAFPGPLVKDETHKVDVINFAQKKSKECSQNESLLDQESACLVWDFIVLLCRQNGTVVGTDIAELLLRDHKTVWLPGKSPNEANLIDFSNEPLEQREEESGASQLSFLTDTLQSTGEALEKETERFRELLLFGRKKDALESAMKTGLWGHALLLASKMDSRTHARVMTRFANSLPINDPLQTVYQLLSGRMPAAATCCGDEKWGDWRPHLAMVLSNLTNNVDVPTRAMTAMGDTLASRGLLDASHVCYLMAQVGFGIFTKKSTKLVLIGSNHSLSFARFCTNEAIQRTEAYEYAQSLGTQSFSLPNIQVYKFIYACRLAEHGLSAQAFHYCEVISKTVLRHPSCYSPVLVSQLLEVSSHLRFCDPQLKEKPEQELFIDPPWLQHLRTLDQQMKHGTVVYDTGRTTPQQFACSTPSSDMDHVSQSDGAGTAADVPTHTDNPLLASLLPNMMPPVQAVLVPAGPENPAPMYPSYPGNDPSHPGTPQGLAPSSGPPTPATAPGFVPFGGEQAPIYPPAPLQPYLPPPQAADYAPPMQMNQDPGLQRIQQNSPTKTTFHDPEVDFYGVMAKMGPGQRSRTVSQSSSHMRRTRTTSESSTHSIGSGRRSSMSIQPSPPPIPEADRAEEKKEHKPRGPSQGIVWDEKKQKWVNMDEPEEESKPLPPPPPGMLKKPQSTPAVPGGPPNPSVNVFSIRAAGARGRYVDVLNPGGPRPTNSVPPPADLFAPLAPMPIPTNLFVPNAVPEEAHPAEASGAEMVPAAGQMGPINPPQAQLPGLTPGLDQDEGQMGELSRSSSLSSLSREVSQHMEQASANMAPASGPPPTGAVPFYNPSQFAQQPPSAPTGGLRPGRLGQRKYPSLK
- the sec16a gene encoding protein transport protein Sec16A isoform X4 — translated: MQPPPQAGPPGMGGPPRMGMGNNAYWRKRGPNPVSSASTSVQPVTDPFAFGRMTPQSMAQGSAPTGNPLMAPSPSPSMYPQPVPVHGSGAGDQGHVSPPSLVGAVPQPVARGEMYTSVSAPSAASAPFTNYPAAAPIAQPGLGNMQTYQNTASGLENAFVPVQSRAQSAQGLSTAPYFAPAPSQPTSAPWGSLPNAPPVSNQNFPLPVQQQSHNSPYYSPPYLEVSNLAPQASETGAQPAQQRAAPGYYPPTSVSNPTFQHSSSQPPSLNPTDYMHGQNPEQNWFNQPYKDQRHPPLPSSNPVQYPPPQQPEPHQEVPSASGRVSTNADSGTISMFFKGEEEENVEIVSSDQQNASIKADLGSSHYQNAGYQGVSSLLPQPTVSSGIPAMTPITLASGVPHVPSSAGNATHPHSAWRQDTLPLRDNTAKPREMPYDNVENIECVQNQEVLPNEPNHFNPYPPNVTSDAYRYGPVPGPPLPKNVSGHPEVGPNLETPDTVGCPVRPDSVSSNYSNLSLKSLPVPTRSQEHAGTFIQKESGRLEGDSSHSFFKQIDSSPMTGDAVGQNMGQHKFHSSLSQPPTPSPPKPTGIFMTSANSSFEPVRSHSIGLKPSDADQSKMGGEGHKVLQNASIPVASPGNLEQPPDNLETIFLGKRNSHGTVTSNGSLFHSVGEPPLDNVSLLLDRRPSSRAQGSSKKCESPATTLWAQGELPNFGGNVLLAPAAPSLYVPPKPQTEIIQPPEDGSYDSRAGGTDPGKFQASPEEQISSENLENPPKIGDEEQLSSQASSGYASLLSSPPTEALQNQPVLIAQPNKTYNLAQPINFSLSLPNQVKNVNSLKEPGTAEKQGPQSLPPAVGNFSSNENAPFSLTQGRPEVPNQSNYKSAAPNDKFSESLPNQHSVLQRQSSANQAPLNLAAESQKVPMGENATVDFANKTAIPTTAPMGPRFPANPNCRPSYPAEKSGALDFTVPRAPLSSVANNVALSNSQPVAGGPLVPGQPVGAQNGQAGLDINKQGFYQQVTKDGPPQQPAKDIPHHGGVAPQEYMVPASHPLPLVPPAQAPPGGKPVSYPLQAESQVPASQNPIGAPYNSAPEPAPKYGPTEQPPYPAQPVPSSSAPVNLNHTATYQEQPRPPASHTPQQADPYYYYRSYGAYPQPYGQPYQQVDPRAAPLYYQDPYGAYDPAYRQYSGTAYANPGKYPYQEPERPSSRSSHCSDRPSSRQGYSSKSDWSGYYPGYYQSQYDYADPARWDRYPAAYDPGYRDPRSNYWNYMYNSRDDAYQRNVPAAYTSRYDVYEDRWQYDPRYVGGFDDEPQRDLAKDDFDRRSIHSEHSAHSMHSGRSNHSRRSSFSSHSQHSQIYKSQPDLTASAYEPQIQNPPLNEYSYGMYPNDYSAQQGLDNYSYGYPKATEWQPVEQVPSRPLTPEKFGSPHVCARFGPGGQLIKVLPNLPSDGQPALVEIHNMEVVMQNSAEQEQLRAFPGPLVKDETHKVDVINFAQKKSKECSQNESLLDQESACLVWDFIVLLCRQNGTVVGTDIAELLLRDHKTVWLPGKSPNEANLIDFSNEPLEQREEESGASQLSFLTDTLQSTGEALEKETERFRELLLFGRKKDALESAMKTGLWGHALLLASKMDSRTHARVMTRFANSLPINDPLQTVYQLLSGRMPAAATCCGDEKWGDWRPHLAMVLSNLTNNVDVPTRAMTAMGDTLASRGLLDASHVCYLMAQVGFGIFTKKSTKLVLIGSNHSLSFARFCTNEAIQRTEAYEYAQSLGTQSFSLPNIQVYKFIYACRLAEHGLSAQAFHYCEVISKTVLRHPSCYSPVLVSQLLEVSSHLRFCDPQLKEKPEQELFIDPPWLQHLRTLDQQMKHGTVVYDTGRTTPQQFACSTPSSDMDHVSQSDGAGTAADVPTHTDNPLLASLLPNMMPPVQAVLVPAGPENPAPMYPSYPGNDPSHPGTPQGLAPSSGPPTPATAPGFVPFGGEQAPIYPPAPLQPYLPPPQAADYAPPMQMNQDPGLQRIQQNSPTKTTFHDPEVDFYGVMAKMGPGQRSRTVSQSSSHMRRTRTTSESSTHSIGSGRRSSMSIQPSPPPIPEADRAEEKKEHKPRGPSQGIVWDEKKQKWVNMDEPEEESKPLPPPPPGMLKKPQSTPAVPGGPPNPSVNVFSIRAAGARGRYVDVLNPGGPRPTNSVPPPADLFAPLAPMPIPTNLFVPNAVPEEAHPAEASGAEMVPAAGQMGPINPPQAQLPGLTPGLDQDEGQMGEASANMAPASGPPPTGAVPFYNPSQFAQQPPSAPTGGLRPGRLGQRKYPSLK
- the sec16a gene encoding protein transport protein Sec16A isoform X2, producing MQPPPQAGPPGMGGPPRMGMGNNAYWRKRGPNPVSSASTSVQPVTDPFAFGRMTPQSMAQGSAPTGNPLMAPSPSPSMYPQPVPVHGSGAGDQGHVSPPSLVGAVPQPVARGEMYTSVSAPSAASAPFTNYPAAAPIAQPGLGNMQTYQNTASGLENAFVPVQSRAQSAQGLSTAPYFAPAPSQPTSAPWGSLPNAPPVSNQNFPLPVQQQSHNSPYYSPPYLEVSNLAPQASETGAQPAQQRAAPGYYPPTSVSNPTFQHSSSQPPSLNPTDYMHGQNPEQNWFNQPYKDQRHPPLPSSNPVQYPPPQQPEPHQEVPSASGRVSTNADSGTISMFFKGEEEENVEIVSSDQQNASIKADLGSSHYQNAGYQGVSSLLPQPTVSSGIPAMTPITLASGVPHVPSSAGNATHPHSAWRQDTLPLRDNTAKPREMPYDNVENIECVQNQEVLPNEPNHFNPYPPNVTSDAYRYGPVPGPPLPKNVSGHPEVGPNLETPDTVGCPVRPDSVSSNYSNLSLKSLPVPTRSQEHAGTFIQKESGRLEGDSSHSFFKQIDSSPMTGDAVGQNMGQHKFHSSLSQPPTPSPPKPTGIFMTSANSSFEPVRSHSIGLKPSDADQSKMGGEGHKVLQNASIPVASPGNLEQPPDNLETIFLGKRNSHGTVTSNGSLFHSVGEPPLDNVSLLLDRRPSSRAQGSSKKCESPATTLWAQGELPNFGGNVLLAPAAPSLYVPPKPQTEIIQPPEDGSYDSRAGGTDPGKFQASPEEQISSENLENPPKIGDEEQLSSQASSGYASLLSSPPTEALQNQPVLIAQPNKTYNLAQPINFSLSLPNQVKNVNSLKEPGTAEKQGPQSLPPAVGNFSSNENAPFSLTQGRPEVPNQSNYKSAAPNDKFSESLPNQHSVLQRQSSANQAPLNLAAESQKVPMGENATVDFANKTAIPTTAPMGPRFPANPNCRPSYPAEKSGALDFTVPRAPLSSVANNVALSNSQPVAGGPLVPGQPVGAQNGQAGLDINKQGFYQQVTKDGPPQQPAKDIPHHGGVAPQEYMVPASHPLPLVPPAQAPPGGKPVSYPLQAESQVPASQNPIGAPYNSAPEPAPKYGPTEQPPYPAQPVPSSSAPVNLNHTATYQEQPRPPASHTPQQADPYYYYRSYGAYPQPYGQPYQQVDPRAAPLYYQDPYGAYDPAYRQYSGTAYANPGKYPYQEPERPSSRSSHCSDRPSSRQGYSSKSDWSGYYPGYYQSQYDYADPARWDRYPAAYDPGYRDPRSNYWNYMYNSRDDAYQRNVPAAYTSRYDVYEDRWQYDPRYVGGFDDEPQRDLAKDDFDRRSIHSEHSAHSMHSGRSNHSRRSSFSSHSQHSQIYKSQPDLTASAYEPQIQNPPLNEYSYGMYPNDYSAQQGLDNYSYGYPKATEWQPVEQVPSRPLTPEKFGSPHVCARFGPGGQLIKVLPNLPSDGQPALVEIHNMEVVMQNSAEQEQLRAFPGPLVKDETHKVDVINFAQKKSKECSQNESLLDQESACLVWDFIVLLCRQNGTVVGTDIAELLLRDHKTVWLPGKSPNEANLIDFSNEPLEQREEESGASQLSFLTDTLQSTGEALEKETERFRELLLFGRKKDALESAMKTGLWGHALLLASKMDSRTHARVMTRFANSLPINDPLQTVYQLLSGRMPAAATCCGDEKWGDWRPHLAMVLSNLTNNVDVPTRAMTAMGDTLASRGLLDASHVCYLMAQVGFGIFTKKSTKLVLIGSNHSLSFARFCTNEAIQRTEAYEYAQSLGTQSFSLPNIQVYKFIYACRLAEHGLSAQAFHYCEVISKTVLRHPSCYSPVLVSQLLEVSSHLRFCDPQLKEKPEQELFIDPPWLQHLRTLDQQMKHGTVVYDTGRTTPQQFACSTPSSDMDHVSQSDGAGTAADVPTHTDNPLLASLLPNMMPPVQAVLVPAGPENPAPMYPSYPGNDPSHPGTPQGLAPSSGPPTPATAPGFVPFGGEQAPIYPPAPLQPYLPPPQAADYAPPMQMNQDPGLQRIQQNSPTKTTFHDPEVDFYGVMAKMGPGQRSRTVSQSSSHMRRTRTTSESSTHSIGSGRRSSMSIQPSPPPIPEADRAEEKKEHKPRGPSQGSGRSWFPLKFGWLMGKGKNEAHLPDDRNKSIVWDEKKQKWVNMDEPEEESKPLPPPPPGMLKKPQSTPAVPGGPPNPSVNVFSIRAAGARGRYVDVLNPGGPRPTNSVPPPADLFAPLAPMPIPTNLFVPNAVPEEAHPAEASGAEMVPAAGQMGPINPPQAQLPGLTPGLDQDEGQMGEASANMAPASGPPPTGAVPFYNPSQFAQQPPSAPTGGLRPGRLGQRKYPSLK